Sequence from the Phragmites australis chromosome 11, lpPhrAust1.1, whole genome shotgun sequence genome:
GAAACTTTAGGGCTCGTTTGGAAGCGGAGGAATTTCACAGGAATTTATATGAAATTTAGAAAAGGATCGAATTTTTTAAAACGAACAAGTTTTTTTCGAAAAGAATAGTTCAATTCCCGCATGAGACGAGGAAGTCCTGCATTTCAAACGTGACCTCATTTTCGGTTTCCCCCGGTCTTCTTCTGTTAAGCGTACGCAGTAAAGAACTGGGGAAGGAGGTGAGATTTCTACTTGCCTGGTCTCTGGCGCTGGCCTGGTTGTACTTGGAGTCTGCGTTGCTGGACGTGTACACGGACAGGAAGCCCCTGTGCACCATGGCGGACGGGTTCGCGGTCGCCGCGGGTCCCAGCACCGGCGCGGCGGACACGGGCGTGAAGTCGAAGTCGTTGACCCACTCGAGGTTCTTCATCGTGCCGCGCCACGCCACGAGGATGTCGCGCCTGCCGAGCGCGGCGACGCCCTCGTCCGTGGCCACCGCGACGTACCCCATCCAGTTGGACTCCCTGGACCACGCCTCCTGCAGCGCCGGCAGCGGCAGTAAAAGGAACGCCTCGGGCACGGGCAAGCCCGACGTGGCGTACACGAACTTGGTGACGGCGTAGCTCCCCGCCGCGGCCACGCCCGCGCTCGCCAGCAGGTCGGAGTGGCCGAACACGCACGCGCCGGCGTGCGGCGAGCGCTTCTCCTGGTTGAACCCGTCGTAGGTGGCCTGCGCGAGCTCGCCATAGGCGATGACGGACGCGCGGAGGTCGATGTCGAGCGGGTCCAGGAGGCCCTTCCACGAGTCCGCGCCATGGAGCTCGCGCCACCTGTTGGCAATGCTTCCAAGCATCGGCGACGACGGCATGGCCGCACTCGCTTCTTGTTATTTAATCAATGATCCCGATCGCCTTAGGCCCTTGGCTAGGTTACGTTCGTACCTCTGTTTTGGCTACTAGCTCGCTAGAATTTGGTTGGGGCTTGTTTGCTAGCTTCAGCCTTCAGCTTGGTGTGTATTTATATCACTAGATGCGCAGGTCGGGTCGATGCGACCGATGTGCTCAGAAGTATGTTCTAACTTCTAACCCGGCCCACTTTTATAGTCTTTCAGAATCGTGTCTATCTCAGTGTGCTCAAAAGTATTTTATCCTACCGGAAACTGACCGGCGAGAGGGCAAACTAAACTACATGCGCCAACATGCGTTGAGAAATACGTAGTAAAACTTTGCATCTCCGACAAAAAACATTCTGGCTTGTCGTAGCTTACATGCTCCAAATGGGACGCTGCTGATCATGCACTTTAGGCTGCTTGATCCATGGCGTATGTACGTCACGTGAGGTGGGCACGAACAGGACGCCGCGAGCAGTGCAATTGATCAGCCAATCCAGCGCGCCGTAACCGGCCAACCATGCACACGCAAAGTAACATATTCCCTCAACCGAATTGCAGCCTACCCTTCCAGTTTCGTGGTCTACTCTACTATAATAGTAGTTGGAATCCGTAGTAAGATTCTTTAATAGATGTTTTAAAAACTTAtatcttataatattattacaatatccctTAATAGTATTACAATatcatctattttatttttcatctttcattactctcctccttCTTTCAAGCTCATATGTCAATctctgtaaattgtgataaggAGAGGagagctcctcctcccccatCCCTGTTGGAGTAGGAAACAGACTCTGTTGAAGATGGTTATTGCCCCCCCTGATTGGCAAAACATGTATAGTGATGGTGGCATAGTGATTTGAGGGCTCTGTTGGAGATGCACTAATAGTTGCGGCTTGTAAGGCCCATGTATCTACTGAGATCACCACCTAACATATAAATCCTACTAAATATGGAACTTTCCAAAAATTTTGGCAGAGTGGCTCTAACTGCCTCTTCCCGGACAATAAAAAACCAAATTTCACAGGCATAATATATATAAGCAATAGGTAAACACCACAacaaaaaaaccaaataaatattgAAGTGTACTGAAACGTGATGCTACTCCCATTCCATACATGTCATGATCATTTGATACctaaaaccaaataaatataaaaGTGAGTAAAAATTACTCAGCAAGTACAGTGCGAAAACTAAAAGAACATACAGTGCAAAAACTAAAAGAACATACAGTGCGAAAACTAAAAGAACATACACATCATTGAAATCCATAAATAACAACAAAtagtagagttttttttttcttgaaacgATAATGAACATTAGTTTCTGTTTGAAATGGACAAATATGAATTTCTTGAAAACCATCaatgaaataatattttatgTCTGAAATAGATAATCCATAATGCATCCTTAGCATTTACTTAGTAAAGTTGAACAAGTAGGCCGAACACTTACTTACAGGAACCTAAATATAAGAACTAAATTGCATTTTTGGTATCACCAGCACTTGAATAAAATGTAAAGGAAATTTAAGAATCAAATTGCACATCCGGTACCattgaaacttgaatgaaatGTAAAGAAACAACTTGAAACTTGAATCTTTGGGTGGAAAAATACTCATGAAACTTCAATCAATAAACACCACAAAATACAAATTTTGAATAAATAGAATTGAAATGGTCAAGAAAGCACATCCAACAACAAGCAAACCAAGCCATCACACGATAAGAATTAACATCACATCCATAGATTGGAACACTTTATGAAACATGAACGATATGAAATGATCATCACGAAGACAAGAATTAGGGACACAAAACATCACATCAAAACTTGAATTACGAAATCATAGGAATGCCTGAACATGAAGGAATCAATAACAGAACAGATATAAAGCCAAATCATATGGCGCACATCAATAGGTTTGTCATGCACTTGCCTTAATCGTGACGAGGAATCAGCTTCACGACGTTAGCATCGACACTCCCTACACCTATGGAACAAGATTATACTCTGAATCTGTCCCAGAATATCCACATGGCTATATGGTGGATGTCTGAACTAATATGGAATAAGATTATACTGCCTATACCTATGGAACAAAATTATACTTAGAATCTAACTCAGAATATCCACATGGCTATATAGTGGATGTCTAAACTAATATCTCTATCCAAACCCCAAGATCCCCAGTTCTTATGTTTTATGGGAATTCAACCAATATTATGGGGTTCTCGCTCATCGAGCCATAACTTTTATTCCGCTTAACCAATGATTGTAAATAAAAACTCCAAGAGCATACGCTGGAAATTTTCTACAACTTTGCTTCTAATATTATGGCTGAATGTGGCACCAATTAAGCTCAGATTATGAATTAAACCGTCGCACGTAAATCGGATTGTCAATCATCAATAGTAGCGATGAATCTGACCATAAGAACTGATCTATAAATGGCTAGTTACCATTGACGCGAAGATTACAAATTGGTGATGAATTTGGTGGAAGTCCTTAATTCTTTTTTCCCCttactttcctttttcttttctttctttttctttttcttttccttcctttccttttcttttctttcttttcctttctttctttcttttttcccttcatttctcttttctttttctttctttcctttttcttctctctctgttGCCTTGctctcttcttctctgcacagCAGCGGCAGTTGTATGATAGGCGCAACAAAGTAGCTCTCATGCCAGTTGTATATAGATTATAGGTCTAATCGTGTGACTTAGAGTGCGTGCATGTTCGTGTTTAAGGTACGTGTTCATATACTGGAGCTTGTATCCTAGTGTTaagactttaaaaaaaaatagctctcAGCGTTGCAACATGAGTCTGGATACAAAAAAGAATCCTGTGTCCAACAGAGATCTATGCTAAGAGATCTCAAGCGTTACACTGCTCCTTAATGATAGTTTTAATAGATCAGGAGATAATGTACTTAGCTTGTTTTGTGGTGTTGCTGCTTGCTTGATACAGCTGCTAGGCACAAGAAGATAACTTGGCTGTATGACTGAAGCGTGTCGCACGAGTGTCAACTAAATAAGCGTACGTGCAACAGAGATACTCCGTACTACATATTACACGGTAAGTACATAGCTCGTACTTTTACTTGGGAGTTCTTAATTCCACGTCTCATTTCGTAGAGGCTAGGATCGAGACAGTGAGAGCATGTTAGTATAGTTGTTTCTCTCACGATGTAGAAAACTTCGATTCCAACAACAGAAGTAGAGCAAGCGGATAATACAGCGCAAGTACTCAGCGGGTTCTGCTTAGTTGCTTGTGCATTATTCCAGCACTCGCCATCCCTGAAGCTTATACATGCCAGATCCAAGCTCCACGACGGGCAAGGGTAGCACTGTGCTGCTCCAACTAACCagaaaatcatcatcatcatctagcAGAGTTTGTTGCTTCGACGCTTGGGCTTTGCACTGAACCTGTAGCACCCCATACGAGCACGAGCCCATGCAGAACACACTAGAGTCAGACTCTATGTGTATCTGCGCAACTGCACTGATCACTGTTTCTATAGGAGACCATTTCGATACAGTGCAGATACATACGTCCGCCTTAGCAATGCTGAACGGACATCGACTGCTACAAAATTTTACAAGAACAGCAGATTCAGAGCAGTATCCTGCAACTCCAATGGGGCCATACACACAATGGCATGCAGAGTAACACTCTGGAACCGAGCAGGTGGCAAGTTTGTTTCTATTTTCGTCACGACTCACCGAACTATTGGCCGAGCACAAAAGGCACCGGCGCAAACGTTTCTTGTACAAGTTTTGTTCGTTCAGGTTGGCATCAAGCCGCTGGATTTTATTATGGAACACAACGCCTCGCCGCCCCCACCAGAAGGGGGCAAAAGAAGCAGACAAACCAAAAATTTCAGAGATCGCCTCGCGTTCACATATGAATTGTTAGAATCCGTGCGAGTTGCCTAGTTCCCGTGAGCAAACTTGATACCCTTCTCAATGGAAGACTTGAGCTCGCCCTTGAGGTTTTCCAGCCCCTCCTTCTCAAAGTTGGAGAGCTCGCCCAGCCCGAGCACTTCCTCCACTCCATTCTTGCCTAACCTTACCTGTAACATGAAAGGAAGTAGTGTTAAAACTCCACTAACCAGCATATGAAGACTGTctcgagagaaaatttgcaaaatcaAGTGCAATGGTGCACCAGAAAGAGCCCACCTAACTAGTATAGGTAAAGAGCTGGCATTGGCAAGGTTTTTAAAAAAGTACGTTATTTGACCAGACCAAAGTAAAACACCCTCTTGGGGCTAACAAGACAGCTTAGACAGGGCAAACCATGATAATGTAAAAGGATGTGAAATGCTACTTTTCAGTGATTCTGAAAACTCGAAGCTGCTACATGGAATCGTATGACTGCCGACACTGATGCTCAAGA
This genomic interval carries:
- the LOC133885570 gene encoding phospholipase A1-II 7-like, producing the protein MPSSPMLGSIANRWRELHGADSWKGLLDPLDIDLRASVIAYGELAQATYDGFNQEKRSPHAGACVFGHSDLLASAGVAAAGSYAVTKFVYATSGLPVPEAFLLLPLPALQEAWSRESNWMGYVAVATDEGVAALGRRDILVAWRGTMKNLEWVNDFDFTPVSAAPVLGPAATANPSAMVHRGFLSVYTSSNADSKYNQASARDQILDEVRRLMALYKDEVTSITITGHSLGASLATLNAVDIVANGLNAPGDSSHPPCPVTAIVFASPRVGDGNFKAAFASFPDLRALHVKNSGDIVPMYPPLGYVDVAVQLPINTGRSPYLRRPGTIQTLHNLECYLHGVAGEQGRAGGFNLEVDRDVALANKGADALKDEYPVPADWWVAKNKCMIKSDDGHWTLQDFERI